One Tenrec ecaudatus isolate mTenEca1 chromosome 12, mTenEca1.hap1, whole genome shotgun sequence DNA segment encodes these proteins:
- the LOC142422674 gene encoding cystatin-13-like → MAISCQTLLIVGSLMAFMCRSAQAWGSPHIVRKFQDIPETYVYVQQALWYAMKEYNKASKDEYNFRVMKILKSQEQVTDSLEYYIEVKIARTLCKKISGENENCLFQNDPKMQKMFFCTFIVASKPWEFELKMLKKQCEDA, encoded by the exons ATGGCGATCTCCTGCCAGACTCTGCTGATTGTGGGAAGCCTCATGGCCTTCATGTGCAGGAgtgcccaagcttggggctcacCACACATAGTGAGAAAATTTCAAGACATCCCCGAGACTTATGTCTACGTGCAGCAGGCTCTCTGGTATGCCATGAAGGAGTACAACAAGGCCAGCAAGGATGAGTACAACTTCAGGGTCATGAAGATTCTGAAGTCCCAGGAACAG GTCACAGATAGTTTGGAGTACTACATTGAAGTCAAAATTGCCCGAACATTGTGCAAGAAAATTTCAGGAGAAAATGAAAACTGCTTATTTCAAAATGATCCCAAAATGCAAAAG ATGTTTTTTTGCACCTTCATTGTTGCATCTAAACCATGGGAATTTGAACTcaaaatgctgaagaaacagtgcGAAGATGCctaa